A single Paraburkholderia sp. D15 DNA region contains:
- a CDS encoding prepilin peptidase, translated as MNGVPFPVGPCVIALALLAAVWDLQTRRIPNWLVATGLLVAIPVQWYTHAPHGGIDALTMWLGGLLTGGAIFLPGYVMRLMGAGDVKLMAAIGAFCGAYGAFEIGLATCVLGALASIVILLKRRRMRAGLNQMAALLADCAASGDGATPRTGNAASNSAVGTMPYGVAIAVGSALVLFASV; from the coding sequence ATGAATGGCGTTCCTTTTCCAGTTGGACCCTGCGTGATCGCGCTGGCGCTGCTGGCGGCAGTGTGGGATCTGCAAACCCGCCGGATTCCTAACTGGCTGGTGGCAACAGGATTACTCGTGGCGATTCCGGTGCAGTGGTACACGCACGCCCCGCACGGCGGAATCGACGCGTTGACGATGTGGCTCGGCGGCCTGCTGACGGGCGGTGCGATCTTCCTGCCCGGCTACGTCATGCGCCTGATGGGCGCGGGCGACGTCAAGCTGATGGCGGCGATCGGCGCCTTCTGCGGCGCTTACGGCGCGTTCGAAATCGGTCTGGCGACCTGTGTGCTCGGCGCGCTCGCGTCGATCGTGATTTTGCTGAAACGGCGTCGGATGCGCGCCGGCCTGAACCAGATGGCGGCCCTGCTGGCCGACTGCGCGGCGTCCGGAGACGGCGCTACGCCGCGCACCGGCAACGCCGCGAGCAACAGCGCGGTCGGGACCATGCCGTACGGCGTGGCCATTGCAGTAGGCAGCGCGCTCGTGTTGTTCGCCAGCGTGTGA
- a CDS encoding GAF domain-containing protein: MDDPIITTRAAARMLGVSIRTAQVWIEQNAIESWKTPGGHRRVRRSAVTELMGRLKRHTAQPSTFVVIHASEHRLGHYCDVLAATPECAVVADSDAYAALLSIGVLMPSIVIVELNRMDRDRLTMIRRIGQHPALGHTRLLVLGQAGAGRLAEEAGLGERLHVLEADESGTQLQERVRALLGEVDGAVDITPAQPGSTDGTAGFPAPANEALRLQAVAATGLVDTLEEDAFDEITKLAAQLFHTPISLLTLLTPERQWFKSHFGLAREETPRSWAFCNFTILDNEVFVVEDASADSRFARNPLVTGEPHMRFYAGIPVRDVQGYPLGSLCVIDRTPRQFDAAQKSALATLGDLVSDRINLRIRERQLRWAQNKAH, encoded by the coding sequence ATGGACGATCCCATCATCACCACCCGCGCGGCCGCCAGGATGCTCGGCGTGTCGATCCGAACCGCGCAGGTGTGGATCGAACAGAACGCGATCGAGTCGTGGAAAACACCCGGCGGCCATCGGCGCGTGCGGCGCAGCGCCGTGACCGAACTGATGGGCCGCCTCAAGCGGCACACCGCGCAGCCGTCCACCTTCGTCGTGATCCATGCGTCCGAACACCGGCTCGGCCACTATTGCGACGTGCTCGCGGCCACGCCGGAATGCGCGGTGGTGGCCGACAGCGACGCCTATGCCGCGCTGTTGTCGATCGGCGTGCTGATGCCGTCGATCGTGATCGTCGAACTCAACCGGATGGACCGCGACCGTCTGACGATGATCCGGCGCATCGGTCAGCATCCGGCGCTCGGTCATACGCGCCTGCTCGTGCTCGGTCAGGCAGGCGCTGGCCGTCTCGCGGAAGAAGCCGGTCTCGGCGAGCGCCTGCATGTGCTGGAGGCGGACGAGTCCGGCACGCAGTTGCAGGAACGCGTGCGGGCGCTGCTCGGCGAGGTGGACGGCGCGGTGGACATCACACCGGCGCAGCCGGGCTCGACTGACGGCACAGCCGGGTTTCCCGCTCCGGCGAACGAAGCGTTGCGCCTGCAGGCGGTAGCGGCGACAGGTCTTGTCGATACGCTCGAAGAAGACGCGTTCGACGAAATCACGAAACTCGCCGCGCAACTCTTCCACACGCCGATCTCCTTGCTCACGCTCCTGACGCCGGAGCGGCAATGGTTCAAATCGCACTTCGGACTGGCGCGCGAAGAGACGCCGCGTTCATGGGCGTTCTGCAATTTCACGATTCTGGATAACGAAGTGTTCGTGGTCGAGGACGCGAGCGCGGACTCGCGCTTCGCGCGCAATCCACTCGTGACCGGCGAGCCGCATATGCGTTTCTATGCGGGCATTCCGGTCCGTGACGTGCAGGGTTATCCGCTTGGCTCGTTGTGCGTGATCGACCGCACGCCGCGACAGTTCGACGCCGCGCAGAAAAGCGCGCTCGCCACGCTCGGCGACCTCGTATCGGACCGGATCAATCTGCGCATCCGGGAGCGGCAGTTGCGCTGGGCGCAGAACAAGGCGCATTGA
- the cpaB gene encoding Flp pilus assembly protein CpaB, translated as MKNARAVTMLLIATLAGLAAVVFASRWMVTQSSNATIKVVVAATDISLGQRVGPDYLKLADWPSDSVPPGAYTDIQKLDGRVLKESLLHGEPVLDTKLTPIGTLGGLSAVIGEGKRAITVRVNDVIGVAGFALPGNYVDIIVNTQKDGSAPGTQHDQNISKIVLEKILVLAVAQQVGRDETTPKVVDAVTLEVSPEQAEKIDLARSIGTLSLVLRNQIDPQAIDTAGATKSSLLKTPVVPVALPASEAKPVRIVRKVAVRAPGNCVRVLDGADARQECF; from the coding sequence ATGAAAAACGCGCGCGCTGTAACGATGCTGCTGATCGCGACGCTGGCCGGCCTCGCCGCCGTGGTGTTCGCGTCGCGCTGGATGGTCACGCAGTCGTCGAACGCCACCATCAAGGTCGTGGTGGCCGCCACCGACATCAGTCTCGGCCAGCGGGTCGGCCCGGACTATCTGAAGCTCGCCGACTGGCCGTCGGACAGCGTGCCGCCCGGCGCGTACACCGACATCCAGAAGCTCGACGGCCGCGTGCTGAAGGAAAGTCTGCTGCACGGCGAGCCGGTGCTCGACACGAAGCTCACGCCGATCGGGACGCTCGGCGGCCTCTCGGCCGTGATCGGCGAAGGCAAGCGCGCGATCACGGTACGCGTGAACGACGTGATCGGCGTGGCGGGTTTCGCGTTGCCCGGCAACTACGTCGACATCATCGTGAATACGCAGAAGGATGGCAGCGCGCCGGGCACGCAGCACGACCAGAACATCTCGAAGATCGTGCTCGAAAAAATTCTCGTCCTCGCGGTCGCGCAGCAGGTGGGCCGCGATGAAACCACGCCGAAGGTGGTCGACGCCGTGACGCTCGAAGTGTCGCCGGAACAGGCCGAGAAGATCGACCTTGCGCGCAGCATCGGCACGCTCTCGCTGGTGTTGCGCAACCAGATCGATCCGCAGGCGATCGACACCGCCGGCGCGACCAAATCCTCGCTGCTGAAGACGCCGGTCGTGCCGGTCGCGCTGCCGGCGTCCGAGGCGAAGCCGGTGCGCATCGTGCGCAAGGTGGCGGTGCGCGCGCCGGGCAACTGCGTGCGGGTGCTCGACGGCGCCGACGCGAGACAGGAATGTTTTTGA
- a CDS encoding type II and III secretion system protein family protein — translation MNARTTPRACAQQDPLGPRSPRGRTRIAEACTSVLLGLSLAMLPAVQAAAQTASADVPGLPATPVTVASNGTVHLTIAASGMGGMSGGGAGGAQSASRGPNCSGPIAEHTSVTVPVGKSTMVDVREPVRSRTVGNPSIVQAMLVSPQTLYLLGSDVGTTNMIVQGRSGSCTIIDVSVGADPAGLQHMLATLMPDETGIQVKAAADTLVLTGTVTDAVKAERVLELARAFVARPASALQGGAPLGSSGPLPLGAAPRALAAPAPAPSLGGASGERIINMMQVAAPQQVMLEVKVAEVSKTLIDQLGVQANLNGGIGSWSFGLLANFLSGGLGALTASKANNSPLGLSVDAQKTDQLVKILAEPNLMAISGQEASFLAGGKVYIPVPQSNGAGGTTIVLQEEQYGVGLTFTPTVLEGGRINLKVAPEVSELSSTGVVVSAGNSNTTSILPLITTRRASTTLQVYDGQSFAIGGLMKSNVTGTLKGLPGVGELPVLGALFRSTNYEQDKTELVFVVTPRLAKPLPQHYPLPTDHFGDAGEANVYLTGHMEGTKRGASAADGASPAAPMTPATPADPAAPAAPLTAPAQTPTPSPTPARAAAADVAVLPPSPDTHDAPAVH, via the coding sequence ATGAACGCCAGAACGACACCGCGCGCTTGCGCGCAGCAGGATCCGCTCGGCCCGCGCTCGCCGCGCGGCCGGACCCGGATCGCCGAAGCCTGCACCAGCGTGCTGCTCGGTCTCTCTCTCGCGATGCTGCCGGCGGTTCAGGCCGCCGCGCAAACCGCTTCCGCCGATGTGCCCGGTCTGCCCGCCACGCCGGTCACGGTGGCCTCGAACGGCACCGTGCATCTGACCATCGCCGCGAGCGGCATGGGCGGCATGTCCGGTGGCGGGGCGGGCGGCGCGCAGTCCGCGAGCCGCGGCCCGAACTGCAGCGGCCCGATCGCCGAACACACGTCGGTGACGGTGCCGGTCGGCAAATCGACGATGGTCGACGTGCGCGAACCGGTGCGCTCGCGCACCGTCGGCAATCCGTCGATCGTGCAGGCCATGCTGGTGTCGCCGCAAACGCTCTATCTGCTCGGCTCCGATGTCGGCACCACCAACATGATCGTGCAGGGCCGCAGCGGCTCGTGCACGATCATCGACGTGAGCGTCGGCGCGGACCCGGCCGGTCTGCAACACATGCTCGCCACGCTGATGCCCGACGAAACCGGCATTCAGGTGAAAGCCGCCGCCGACACGCTGGTGCTGACCGGCACCGTCACCGACGCGGTGAAGGCCGAACGCGTGCTCGAACTGGCGCGTGCGTTCGTGGCGCGTCCGGCCAGCGCCTTGCAGGGCGGCGCGCCGCTCGGCAGCAGCGGCCCGTTGCCGCTGGGCGCCGCGCCGCGCGCGCTCGCGGCGCCGGCCCCCGCGCCGTCGCTGGGCGGCGCGAGCGGCGAGCGCATCATCAACATGATGCAGGTGGCCGCGCCGCAGCAGGTCATGCTCGAAGTGAAGGTCGCCGAAGTATCGAAGACGCTGATCGATCAGCTCGGCGTGCAGGCCAATCTGAACGGCGGCATCGGCAGCTGGAGCTTCGGTCTGCTGGCGAATTTCCTGTCCGGCGGGCTCGGCGCGCTGACGGCGTCGAAGGCGAACAACTCGCCGCTCGGCCTGTCCGTCGATGCGCAGAAAACCGATCAGCTCGTGAAGATTCTCGCCGAACCGAACCTGATGGCGATCAGCGGCCAGGAAGCGAGTTTCCTCGCGGGCGGCAAGGTCTACATTCCGGTGCCGCAAAGCAACGGCGCGGGCGGCACGACAATCGTGCTGCAGGAAGAACAGTACGGCGTGGGCCTGACCTTCACGCCGACCGTGCTCGAAGGCGGCCGCATCAACCTGAAGGTCGCGCCGGAAGTGTCGGAGCTGTCGTCGACCGGCGTGGTCGTGAGCGCCGGCAATTCGAATACGACGTCGATCCTGCCGCTGATCACCACGCGGCGCGCGTCGACCACGTTGCAGGTGTACGACGGCCAGAGCTTCGCGATCGGCGGTCTGATGAAGAGCAACGTGACCGGCACGTTGAAGGGCTTGCCCGGCGTCGGCGAATTGCCGGTGCTCGGCGCGCTGTTCCGCAGCACCAACTACGAACAGGACAAGACGGAACTGGTGTTCGTGGTGACGCCGCGTCTCGCCAAGCCGCTGCCGCAGCACTATCCGCTGCCGACCGATCACTTCGGCGATGCGGGCGAGGCGAACGTGTACCTGACCGGCCATATGGAAGGCACGAAGCGCGGCGCATCGGCAGCGGACGGCGCGAGCCCGGCCGCACCGATGACGCCCGCCACGCCGGCGGACCCGGCAGCACCCGCAGCCCCGCTCACGGCGCCCGCGCAAACGCCCACCCCGTCGCCAACGCCTGCGCGCGCCGCGGCCGCCGACGTCGCGGTGCTGCCGCCCTCGCCGGACACCCACGACGCCCCTGCCGTCCATTGA
- a CDS encoding AAA family ATPase produces the protein MIDTLLISSSAERAPRIAARLEAHGMAFRLRTLHGTAKQLRVHAAAIRSADLLIVDDADLSPRDLSGVEEALSHTPNLHCMLVTPAPSTTLLMAAMRVGVRHVLSWPLDDAEFADALAHVSAKKHANQRREGRVVSFTSCKGGSGTTLIAVNLAYALAAQRDKRVLLIDLNQQFADASLLVADKTPAATLADLCAKIERLDAALFEACVMHVHANLDVLAGAGDPVKSGELRAAHLERILTLVREQYDAVLIDVGQNINPLAIHALDHSDAIGMVVRQNVLYLHAGRRMLDIFRELGYPASKLKLIVNQYDKRARIDLPTLEESFGMKVAHHLPRDDKQATEALNHGVPLVTAAKGGALAQGIAQLADQLWPPLPAGPRRSVLGRLLQGRPNAAPRLKTGH, from the coding sequence ATGATCGACACCCTTCTGATTTCGTCCAGCGCCGAGCGCGCGCCGCGTATTGCCGCGCGTCTCGAAGCGCACGGCATGGCGTTCCGTTTGCGCACGCTGCATGGCACCGCGAAACAGTTGCGGGTGCACGCCGCCGCGATCCGCAGCGCCGATCTGCTGATCGTCGACGATGCGGACCTGAGCCCGCGCGATCTGAGCGGCGTCGAGGAAGCGCTATCGCATACGCCGAATCTGCACTGCATGCTGGTGACGCCCGCGCCGTCCACCACGCTGCTGATGGCGGCGATGCGGGTCGGCGTGCGCCATGTGCTGTCCTGGCCGCTCGACGACGCCGAGTTCGCCGATGCGCTCGCCCACGTGTCGGCGAAGAAGCACGCGAACCAGCGCCGCGAAGGCCGGGTGGTGTCGTTCACGTCCTGCAAGGGCGGCAGCGGCACCACGCTGATCGCCGTGAATCTCGCGTATGCGCTCGCCGCGCAGCGCGACAAACGCGTGCTGCTGATCGACCTGAACCAGCAGTTCGCCGATGCGAGCCTGCTGGTCGCCGACAAGACGCCGGCCGCGACGCTCGCGGATCTGTGCGCGAAGATCGAACGGCTCGACGCCGCGCTTTTCGAGGCCTGCGTGATGCATGTGCATGCGAATCTCGACGTGCTGGCCGGCGCCGGCGATCCGGTGAAATCGGGCGAACTGCGTGCCGCGCATCTGGAGCGGATTCTCACGCTGGTGCGCGAGCAGTACGACGCGGTGTTGATCGACGTCGGCCAGAACATCAATCCGCTCGCGATTCACGCGCTCGATCACAGCGACGCGATCGGCATGGTGGTGCGTCAGAACGTGCTGTATCTGCACGCCGGGCGCCGCATGCTCGATATTTTCCGCGAGCTGGGTTATCCGGCGAGCAAGCTGAAGCTGATCGTCAACCAGTACGACAAGCGTGCGCGCATCGATCTGCCGACGCTCGAGGAGAGCTTCGGCATGAAGGTCGCGCACCATCTGCCGCGCGACGATAAACAGGCCACCGAGGCGCTCAACCACGGCGTGCCGCTCGTCACCGCCGCGAAGGGCGGCGCGCTCGCGCAAGGCATCGCGCAACTGGCGGATCAGCTGTGGCCGCCGTTGCCGGCCGGGCCGCGCAGGAGCGTGCTGGGCCGTCTGTTGCAAGGGCGGCCGAACGCGGCACCGCGCCTGAAGACCGGACACTGA
- a CDS encoding GFA family protein, with amino-acid sequence MSVPNTLQCLCGTVELSMRGAPAARANCHCRSCRDFYGTSVWSATAWAADQVTISRGSVSAFKHPAKRLTRHFCTVCGETMFGTNRLGMRVLPNSLVARACGGELPDALKPTMHLFYRHRLLDVQDALPKYLDGWDGPTAAL; translated from the coding sequence ATGAGCGTACCCAACACGTTGCAATGCCTGTGCGGCACGGTCGAATTGAGCATGCGCGGCGCGCCCGCCGCGAGAGCGAACTGCCACTGCCGTTCGTGCCGCGATTTCTATGGCACGTCGGTGTGGTCCGCTACCGCGTGGGCAGCCGATCAGGTGACGATCTCGCGCGGCAGCGTATCGGCTTTCAAGCATCCGGCCAAACGGTTGACGCGCCACTTCTGCACCGTCTGCGGCGAAACGATGTTCGGCACGAACCGGCTCGGCATGCGGGTACTTCCGAACAGTCTGGTCGCGCGAGCTTGCGGCGGTGAGTTGCCCGACGCCTTGAAGCCGACCATGCATCTGTTCTATCGGCACCGGCTACTCGACGTGCAGGACGCGTTGCCCAAGTATCTCGATGGATGGGACGGACCCACCGCGGCGCTCTGA
- a CDS encoding Flp family type IVb pilin, whose amino-acid sequence MKSTIQQFLRDEDGVAAIEYGLLAGLIAVAIIAATKLIGTNLKTVFGYVSTSLAGVANPAA is encoded by the coding sequence ATGAAGAGCACGATCCAGCAATTTCTGCGCGACGAAGACGGTGTGGCAGCGATCGAATACGGCCTGCTGGCCGGCTTGATTGCCGTGGCGATCATCGCCGCCACCAAACTGATCGGCACCAATCTGAAAACGGTGTTCGGTTACGTGTCGACCTCGCTCGCCGGCGTGGCCAACCCGGCCGCGTAA
- a CDS encoding CpaF family protein has protein sequence MSLREQLMMQHGGIPFDATGSAAAAGAAAGPSSESLAARRAYQELKMNIHQAIIDRVELDKLQRLSPEQIKRELAQLVEKIVDEDKIALNELERRRLAQDVHDEMVGLGPLEPLLNDPTISDILVNTSQHVYVERRGRLEHTDVTFYDDAHLMKIIERIVSRVGRRIDEATPMVDARLPDGSRVNAIIPPSAIDGPLVSIRRFAVNPLTVADMVNNQSFTPAMAQLLEALIKAKLNVLISGGTGSGKTTLLNLLSGFIPGDERVVTIEDAAELQMRQQHVLRLETRPPNIEGKGEISQRSLVRNALRMRPDRIVLGEVRGAEALDMLHAMNTGHEGSMATLHANTPRDALTRLENMVGMAGLTMPIKAIRQQIASAITVVVQASRLTDGRRKLMSIQEVTGMEGDIINMQEIFTFKRTGVDENGMIKGYFGATGVRPIFSERLASFGIALPDQIFDPARRYEV, from the coding sequence ATGTCACTACGCGAACAGTTGATGATGCAGCACGGCGGCATCCCGTTCGACGCCACCGGCAGCGCGGCGGCGGCCGGCGCCGCTGCTGGGCCCAGCAGCGAAAGTCTCGCGGCGCGGCGCGCGTATCAGGAACTGAAGATGAACATTCACCAGGCGATCATCGACCGGGTGGAGCTGGACAAGTTGCAACGCCTGTCGCCGGAACAGATCAAGCGCGAACTCGCGCAACTGGTCGAGAAGATCGTCGACGAAGACAAGATCGCGCTGAACGAACTCGAACGCCGCCGGCTCGCGCAGGATGTGCACGACGAAATGGTCGGCCTCGGTCCGCTCGAACCGCTGCTCAACGATCCGACCATCTCCGACATTCTGGTCAACACGTCGCAGCACGTGTACGTGGAACGGCGCGGGCGTCTCGAACACACCGACGTGACCTTCTACGACGACGCGCATCTGATGAAGATCATCGAGCGCATCGTGTCGCGCGTTGGCCGCCGCATCGACGAAGCGACGCCGATGGTCGACGCGCGTCTGCCCGACGGCTCGCGCGTCAACGCGATCATTCCGCCCTCGGCGATCGACGGCCCGCTGGTGTCGATCCGCCGCTTTGCGGTGAATCCGCTCACGGTCGCCGACATGGTGAACAACCAGAGCTTCACGCCCGCGATGGCGCAACTGCTGGAAGCGCTGATCAAGGCGAAGCTCAACGTGCTGATTTCGGGTGGCACGGGCAGCGGCAAGACCACCTTGCTCAATCTGCTGTCCGGCTTCATTCCCGGCGACGAACGCGTGGTGACGATCGAGGATGCCGCCGAACTGCAGATGCGTCAGCAACACGTGCTGCGGCTTGAAACGCGGCCGCCGAATATCGAAGGCAAGGGCGAGATTTCGCAGCGCTCGCTGGTGCGCAACGCGCTGCGGATGCGCCCCGACCGCATCGTGCTGGGCGAAGTGCGCGGCGCCGAAGCGCTCGACATGCTGCACGCGATGAACACCGGCCACGAAGGCTCGATGGCGACGCTGCACGCGAACACGCCGCGCGACGCGCTGACGCGACTGGAGAACATGGTCGGCATGGCCGGCCTGACGATGCCGATCAAGGCGATCCGCCAGCAGATCGCCTCGGCGATCACGGTGGTGGTGCAGGCCTCGCGCCTGACCGACGGACGCCGCAAGCTGATGAGCATCCAGGAAGTGACCGGCATGGAAGGCGACATCATCAACATGCAGGAGATCTTCACCTTCAAACGGACCGGCGTGGACGAAAACGGCATGATCAAGGGCTATTTCGGCGCGACCGGCGTGCGGCCGATCTTCAGCGAACGGCTGGCGAGCTTCGGCATCGCGTTGCCCGATCAGATTTTCGATCCGGCTCGGCGCTACGAAGTCTGA
- a CDS encoding methyl-accepting chemotaxis protein, protein MQDFFQTIRFKILLAMGGCLVLMAAISIFSVSAISQLKSNVSDSYNGVTVPILDLTKFQAAQLRIRLKLRRIQVFRDAATTQQAVDGIRADVETMTAAWSDYYPARISAADERAVADRINGGLPQLKDLTDQAVGLLSAGNYDGAVKPVNDQAALSDTLLASVGEDIKINNTQAQQFNTDSESTAKSALMIAIALVVAGVAVVAGTSLYLLRAIGGPLNRAIGVANEIAAGNLDNRIVLDVKGEFGQLLQALGTMDRQITQTVRGIQASTESVTVASREIAAGNLDLSARTEEQAASLEETAASMTELTETVRQNADNARQASGLATSATGLADTGDDAVRAMVGTIEQISGSSSKISEITGVIEGIAFQTNILALNAAVEAARAGEQGRGFAVVASEVRSLAQRSASAAKEIKELITSSVAIIDGGSRQAAGVGETMGQVKQAIKRVSDIVNEIAAASEEQSRGIEQVNQAVSQMDEVTQQNAALVEQAAAAAQSLEEQAGNLKQATSVFRLRNGGAHASSAGWAADHRHAPGTLEMAG, encoded by the coding sequence ATGCAGGATTTTTTCCAGACTATCCGGTTCAAGATTTTGCTGGCGATGGGGGGCTGTCTGGTCCTCATGGCCGCGATCAGCATTTTTAGCGTTTCCGCGATTTCGCAACTGAAGTCGAACGTGAGCGATTCGTACAACGGCGTGACGGTGCCGATTCTCGACCTGACGAAGTTCCAGGCCGCCCAGTTGCGCATCCGGCTGAAGCTGCGGCGCATCCAGGTGTTCCGTGACGCCGCGACCACGCAGCAAGCGGTCGACGGCATTCGCGCCGACGTGGAAACGATGACCGCTGCGTGGTCCGATTACTATCCGGCCCGCATCAGCGCCGCCGACGAGCGCGCGGTGGCCGACAGGATCAACGGTGGCCTGCCGCAACTGAAGGATCTGACCGACCAGGCCGTCGGTCTGCTGTCCGCTGGTAATTACGATGGCGCGGTCAAACCGGTCAACGATCAGGCGGCGCTGTCGGACACCTTGCTCGCGTCGGTTGGCGAGGACATCAAGATCAACAACACCCAGGCGCAGCAGTTCAATACCGATAGCGAGTCGACCGCGAAGAGCGCGTTGATGATCGCGATCGCGCTGGTGGTGGCCGGCGTCGCGGTAGTGGCGGGCACCTCGCTTTATCTGCTGCGCGCGATCGGCGGCCCGCTGAATCGTGCGATCGGCGTGGCCAACGAAATCGCGGCCGGCAATCTGGACAACCGCATCGTGCTGGACGTGAAGGGCGAGTTCGGGCAACTGCTGCAAGCGCTCGGCACGATGGACCGGCAGATCACGCAGACGGTGCGCGGCATTCAGGCATCGACGGAATCGGTGACGGTGGCGTCGCGCGAGATCGCCGCGGGCAATCTGGATCTGTCGGCGCGTACCGAGGAGCAGGCCGCCTCGCTGGAGGAAACCGCCGCGAGCATGACGGAGCTGACCGAGACCGTGCGGCAGAACGCCGACAACGCGCGTCAGGCGAGCGGCCTCGCGACCAGCGCGACCGGTCTTGCCGATACCGGCGACGACGCGGTGCGCGCGATGGTCGGCACCATCGAACAGATCAGCGGCAGTTCGAGCAAGATTTCGGAGATCACCGGCGTGATCGAGGGGATCGCGTTCCAGACCAACATCCTCGCGCTGAACGCGGCGGTGGAAGCGGCGCGCGCGGGCGAGCAGGGACGCGGTTTCGCGGTGGTGGCGAGCGAAGTGCGCAGCCTCGCGCAGCGCTCGGCGTCGGCGGCGAAGGAGATCAAGGAGTTGATCACGTCGTCGGTGGCGATCATCGACGGCGGCTCGCGGCAGGCGGCCGGCGTCGGCGAGACGATGGGGCAGGTGAAGCAGGCGATCAAGCGCGTGTCGGATATCGTCAACGAGATCGCGGCGGCGTCCGAGGAACAGAGCCGCGGCATCGAACAGGTCAATCAGGCCGTCTCGCAGATGGACGAAGTCACGCAGCAGAACGCCGCGCTCGTCGAGCAGGCGGCGGCCGCCGCGCAGTCGCTGGAAGAACAGGCGGGCAATCTGAAGCAGGCGACCTCGGTGTTCAGGCTGCGCAACGGCGGGGCGCACGCGTCGTCGGCGGGATGGGCGGCGGACCACCGGCATGCGCCGGGCACGCTGGAAATGGCGGGTTGA
- a CDS encoding type II secretion system F family protein, translated as MNTSFIAFAVLAFLAVVLSIEGIYLFWNSRHGPGVKRMDERLRALSAAGNASNEPLSILKKRLLSESPFVTQLLLRVPRIHVLDRQLQQSGLTWSVARFVAYTLLCALGGGVAAMLFGLPAPALVVLAVLCALLPTFVLRRRRNKRVLQLERQLPDAADLISRALRAGHSFPAALGMVGEELPKPLGGEFALVFDEINYGVSLNDALLNMVNRVPVEDLRYFVIAVLIQREAGGNLAEILGCISGIIRERMKLLGKIRVLSAEGRLSAWVLAALPFVIIAVLTVLSPDYVRVFWTDPAGMQLAGASLTLMLFGILWMRKIVRIHI; from the coding sequence ATGAACACCTCGTTTATCGCCTTCGCGGTGCTGGCGTTTCTCGCCGTCGTGCTGTCGATCGAAGGCATCTATCTGTTCTGGAACAGCCGCCACGGTCCGGGCGTCAAGCGCATGGACGAACGTCTGCGCGCGCTCTCGGCGGCCGGCAATGCGAGCAACGAACCGCTGTCGATCCTGAAGAAGCGCCTGTTGAGCGAATCGCCGTTCGTCACGCAACTGCTGCTGCGCGTGCCGCGCATTCATGTGCTCGACCGGCAGTTGCAGCAATCCGGGCTGACGTGGTCGGTCGCGCGTTTCGTCGCTTACACGCTGCTGTGCGCGCTGGGCGGCGGCGTCGCGGCGATGCTGTTCGGCCTGCCCGCGCCGGCGCTCGTCGTGCTGGCCGTGCTGTGCGCTCTGCTGCCCACGTTCGTGCTGCGCCGCCGGCGCAACAAGCGCGTGCTGCAACTCGAACGCCAGTTGCCCGACGCCGCCGATCTGATCTCCCGCGCGCTGCGCGCCGGCCACTCGTTTCCCGCCGCGCTCGGCATGGTCGGCGAGGAGTTGCCGAAACCGCTCGGCGGCGAATTCGCGCTGGTGTTCGACGAGATCAACTACGGCGTGTCGTTGAACGACGCGTTGCTGAACATGGTGAACCGCGTGCCCGTCGAAGATCTGCGCTATTTCGTGATCGCCGTGCTGATCCAGCGCGAGGCAGGCGGCAATCTGGCGGAGATTCTCGGCTGCATCAGCGGCATCATCCGCGAACGGATGAAGCTGCTCGGCAAGATCCGCGTGCTGTCGGCGGAAGGGCGTCTGTCGGCCTGGGTGCTCGCCGCGTTGCCGTTCGTGATCATCGCCGTGCTGACGGTGCTCAGCCCGGACTACGTGCGGGTGTTCTGGACCGATCCGGCCGGCATGCAACTCGCGGGCGCGTCGCTGACGCTCATGCTGTTCGGCATTCTGTGGATGCGCAAGATCGTGCGGATTCACATCTAG